In one window of Hyla sarda isolate aHylSar1 chromosome 1, aHylSar1.hap1, whole genome shotgun sequence DNA:
- the LOC130311104 gene encoding uncharacterized protein LOC130311104, translated as MTVVLGHAASPLMSISDVGNFFPESILFRIGFIGTSIGTLVLTFLIYKYMVMHTEEFRGHQVLIQRILLAIVWASCFGTAVMHVFSHKEYPRIHFVSTIISITREALYYLGQSIQMYKLPGAKKVIHHSRCTCCGLTFVCVIFYFGYETLKNLFYNDEDWDEIREIPIIIIEWVMLLLILINIVTYYSTMQRLLLTVSRNSCTLSLRVKIDDFGV; from the exons atgacggtcgtcctcggccatgccgcctcgccactgatgagcatcag tgacgtgggaaatttctttcccgaaagcatattattcagaattggattcatagggacatccattggcactttggtactaacctttctcatttataagtatatggttatgcatactgaagagttcaggggtcatcaggtcctgatccagaggatcctgctggccattgtgtgggcctcctgttttggcacagctgtcatgcatgtattttcccacaaagaatatcccaggatacactttgtcagcacgataatttcaatTACacgtgaagccttatactaccttgggcagtccatccagatgtataaattaccaggagcaaaaaaagtcatccaccatagtagatgcacctgctgtggcctgacttttgtctgtgtcattttctattttggatatgaaacattaaagaatttattctataatgatgaagactgggacgagatccgtgaaatccccatcataatcattgagtgggtgatgcttctactgatcctgataaacatcgtgacctattattccaccatgcaaaggttattgttgaccgtctccagaaacagctgcacactctctcttagagtgaaaattgatgacttcggggtgtag